From Impatiens glandulifera chromosome 7, dImpGla2.1, whole genome shotgun sequence:
ACAGAGAAATGGTAGAAAAAGCTTGACGACAGTACAAGGGCTGAAGAAAGAATTCAGCTACGAGAAAATCCTAAAGGATCTGAAGAAAGAATTCTGCTGTAATGGGACAGTGGTTCAAGATAAAGAGTTAGGGAAGGTTATACAACTCCAGGGTGATCAAAGGAAGAATGTTTCAAGTTTTCTGGTTACGGCTGGGATTGTGAAGAAGGATCGTATTAAGATACATGGTTTCTGAAAACCCTTCTTCAAAAGCCAACCTTGTTACATGCTTCCTCGTTCATCCCGTAAGTTCCTCGCTGTGGTTTGCTTGTTGAATTTCTGTATTTTACTATTACTACTATAGTTGCTTGGAAGAAGAATATGCAATGGAAATTACTATGATAATAATAAGATTCTCcatctttaataaattattgcatctttttttctctattaattGTAAGTTCATTCTTGTGTTTTCAACCCATATAACCAACATTGAGAACATGATTTCTGCGCTGGTGAGTTGGCCAGCTCAAGTTTTAATGGGTCCTCTTAATAAAAGTCTAGGTTCAATTTCCACTTAAAAACCTCAACAAAGAGTTGTGACCATGTTAGCCATAGCTACCTTAGAATTAAACTGACACAAAAAAACATGAATTTGtgatttgtttgtgttttttattttccaaatctATTATCTTGTAGACCAAAGGTTTTAGGTTCCATTTTGAATCCATAAGGGTAGCTAAGTCTTAATGTGTGAGTCGTTGTCTTAGGTTCCATTTTGAATCCACAAGAGGTATAGGCTGAGTCTTAATGGGTGAGTAGGAGGATATTCCAAAGTTAGCCAAGGGGTGGATATCCTTAACTGCCTTGATGTCATGTCGAGTTTGTATGCGGGTCATGTGCAATTAGTCGAGTTTGCGTCCGGGTCACGTGCAATTAGTCGAGTTTGTGTGGGTCACGTGTAATAAGTCGAGTTTGTGTGCGGGTCACGTGGAGTTGGTGCAATTAATCGAGTTTGTGTGCGGGTCACGTGGAGTTGGTGCAATTAATCGAGTTTGTGTGCGGGGGGTCACGTGGAGTTGGTCCTGTCCAAATATAACCTTCTAAaagaacaaatttaaaataaaataaatactccCATTTCATTCATTATGTGTATcaccaaataaaattaatgtcatttttgccttaaaaaataaaaacaaagaagTTATTttgcaaaatattattttatatataattcaaacatgataaaaattaatatataaaagactaattaattta
This genomic window contains:
- the LOC124945362 gene encoding protein translation factor SUI1 homolog 2-like; translated protein: MVDIDIQVPTTFDPFADTNDDSGAPGAKEYVHIRVQQRNGRKSLTTVQGLKKEFSYEKILKDLKKEFCCNGTVVQDKELGKVIQLQGDQRKNVSSFLVTAGIVKKDRIKIHGF